A single window of Leishmania panamensis strain MHOM/PA/94/PSC-1 chromosome 35 sequence DNA harbors:
- a CDS encoding histidine secretory acid phosphatase, putative (TriTrypDB/GeneDB-style sysID: LpmP.35.6650) — MASKLLRVLATALLVAAAVSVDARLVVRMVQVAHRHGARSALVDDNATQICGTVYPCGELTDEGVEMVRAVGKFARSRYNDPSLVESPLFPSTRYNSSVVYTRSTDTQRTIQSATAFLHGLFEDDYFFPVVYSHNMTTDTLLSTDTVPSVMGRSWLDSPALSATLNPVVDAHLTWDAIQAAAKDAWIEGLCADPNARADCVLNLYDVAAAFEASGRLDSTSDLKAAYPGLVEVNAAWYKYVFGWNGTDKLDRTQGTPSQNLAQTMLANMNAHRLSPSYKLFEYSAHDTTIAPLAVTFGDQGSTTMRPPYAITIFVELLQDTEDANGWYVRLIRGNPVKAANGIYVFQQSGIEVHCMDSAGNMEVASTGICPLDNFRRMVDYSRPTVEDGNCAMTTTQYSNMGCPRTIADNEPVPLLCEVYRRVCTNKACPPAHILSAADYQCYPTAETQGPSSSTNSSSGSSSTNSSGSSSSSGITTPPGTSAFLRPMNLRPRVLSPEKRRRIAADILHGVTNGVAVGAAAPGIQPSRLKLSLVMYPDVLPLCMCGCR, encoded by the coding sequence ATGGCCTCGAAGCTCCTCCGTGTGCTGGCGACCGCCCTGCTGGTCGCTGCGGCCGTGTCGGTCGACGCGCGCCTGGTGGTGCGCATGGTGCAGGTGGCACACCGCCACGGTGCCCGCAGTGCCCTCGTCGACGACAATGCGACGCAGATTTGCGGCACCGTGTATCCGTGCGGCGAGCTGACCGACGAGGGCGTCGAGATGGTCCGTGCGGTCGGCAAGTTTGCCCGCAGCCGCTACAACGACCCCTCACTTGTGGAGAgccctctcttcccgtcCACGCGGTACAACTCCTCGGTCGTGTACACCCGCTCCACTGACACCCAGCGCACCATCCAGAGTGCGACCGCCTTCCTGCACGGCCTCTTCGAGGACGACTACTTCTTCCCGGTGGTGTACTCGCACAACATGACAACCGACACGCTGCTCAGCACCGACACGGTGCCGTCCGTGATGGGCCGTAGCTGGCTCGACAGCCCGGCGCTGTCCGCCACCCTCAACCCGGTGGTCGACGCGCACCTCACCTGGGACGCCATCCAGGCCGCCGCCAAGGACGCATGGATCGAGGGCCTGTGCGCGGACCCCAACGCCCGCGCCGACTGCGTCCTCAACCTGTACGACGTGGCCGCCGCATTCGAGGCTTCCGGCCGGCTTGACTCCACCAGCGATCTCAAGGCGGCGTATCCGGGCCTCGTCGAGGTGAACGCCGCCTGGTACAAGTATGTCTTTGGCTGGAACGGCACGGACAAGCTCGATCGCACTCAGGGCACGCCCTCGCAGAACCTTGCGCAGACGATGCTAGCCAACATGAACGCCCACCGCCTCTCGCCGTCGTACAAGCTGTTCGAGTACAGCGCTCACGACACAACGATCGCTCCCTTGGCGGTCACGTTCGGTGACCAGGGCAGCACGACGATGCGCCCGCCCTACGCGATTACCATCTTCGTGGAGCTTCTCCAGGACACCGAGGATGCCAACGGCTGGTACGTGCGCCTCATCCGCGGCAACCCCGTGAAGGCAGCCAACGGTATCTACGTCTTCCAGCAGAGCGGCATCGAGGTGCACTGCATGGACAGCGCTGGCAACATGGAGGTCGCCTCCACCGGCATCTGCCCGCTGGATAACTTCCGCCGCATGGTCGACTACTCACGCCCCACCGTGGAGGATGGCAACTGCGCCATGACGACGACTCAGTACAGCAACATGGGCTGCCCGCGCACCATCGCGGACAACGAGCCGGTGCCGTTGCTCTGCGAGGTTTACCGCCGGGTTTGCACAAACAAGGCTTGCCCGCCCGCCCACATCCTCTCGGCGGCCGACTACCAGTGCTACCCCACAGCCGAAACACAGgggcccagcagcagcacgaacagcagcagcggcagcagcagcacgaacagcagcggcagcagcagcagcagcggcatcacgaCTCCACCTGGCACCTCTGCCTTCCTGAGGCCCATGAATTTGAGGCCGCGCGTGCTCTCGCCGGAGAAGAGGCGCCGCATTGCCGCGGACATTCTCCACGGTGTGACCAACGGCGTTGCTGtcggtgcggctgctccAGGAATACAACCGTCAAGGTTGAAGTTGTCGCTGGTAATGTATCCTGAtgttcttcctctctgcatgtgtggCTGCAGATGA
- a CDS encoding ubiquitin fusion degradation protein, putative (TriTrypDB/GeneDB-style sysID: LpmP.35.6660) translates to MAALPQSYETRLVAVSASSVNQQRINYGSRVLLPSSVLDDLCRMTMVYPLQFEIITPSKKRVYAAVLEFNAQAGSVVLPDWMFQHLGLRGTMVVKVQSCSLPPGSLVKLRPHQKALVMFENPRNLLELRLAQYPVLTKGTTIVISYVDREFQLDLVEIIDMKQQLVNGILTVRADGAPVMLKVDFERPLDMPPSPLETPISAAASPTGANVIGASSPTGVQFQPFNFRPPSLTDGPKVPAGAQPLNHQPGQSYSSFTGVKGSSSTAEQEHPAFTGSGRTVRGVLLSENQSNEVSAGLPAAPPIAHPSPEELRAMRLKALGGEGRS, encoded by the coding sequence ATGGCTGCACTTCCGCAGTCCTACGAGACGcggctggtggcggtgtccGCCTCCAGCGTTAACCAGCAGCGCATTAACTACGGTAGTCGCGTGCTCTTGCCATCCAGCGTGCTGGATGACCTGTGCCGCATGACCATGGTGTATCCCCTCCAGTTTGAGATCATCACCCCGAGTAAGAAGCGTGTGTACGCAGCCGTTCTCGAGTTCAACGCGCAGGCAGGttcggtggtgctgccggaCTGGATGTTCCAGCACCTGGGTCTTCGTGGCACAATGGTGGTAAAGGTGCAGAGCTGCAGTCTTCCGCCAGGATCCCTCGTGAAGCTCCGGCCGCATCAGAAGGCGCTTGTCATGTTCGAGAATCCGCGGAACCTGCTGGAGCTACGCCTTGCTCAGTATCCCGTGCTCACCAAGGGCACCACTATCGTGATTAGCTACGTGGATCGTGAGTTCCAACTCGACCTGGTGGAAATCATTGACatgaagcagcagctcgtaAATGGTATCCTAACGGTGCGTGCCGACGGTGCACCAGTGATGCTGAAGGTTGACTTTGAACGGCCGCTTGACatgccaccgtcgccgctaGAGACGCCAATTTCTGCGGCCGCATCACCAACTGGCGCCAACGTTATTGGCGCGAGTAGTCCGACTGGTGTGCAGTTTCAACCCTTTAACTTCCGGCCGCCGAGTCTCACGGACGGTCCTAAAGTGCCTGCTGGGGCACAACCGCTGAACCACCAACCAGGTCAATCATACTCCTCGTTCACAGGAGTGAaaggcagcagctccaccgccgaGCAAGAGCACCCTGCCTTCACCGGCTCTGGCCGAACCGTGCGTGGAGTCCTGCTGTCTGAGAATCAGTCAAACGAAGTCTCAGCAGGActtcctgctgcaccgccgatTGCGCATCCCTCTCCGGAGGAGCTCCGTGCGATGCGACTGAAGGCCCTCGGTGGAGAAGGGCGCTCATGA
- a CDS encoding hypothetical protein (TriTrypDB/GeneDB-style sysID: LpmP.35.6670), whose product MENRGKSEWRLLVVLAVGAIAYYLFTLKLAPNPEERRLAALRRIRDGASPLTLLEEGFSSVELLHAGVPREALNSASAVSLPTSPSQTPRRESCSRSPSTPSSCSRVCDPLMMVVTDTMHVVKKALRGGRRCRSMSTSISNVREATRSKTTGSTTALSSRSSQLHGKSPSNSSLRSSTRLTAHVQSPPVQHEFYDCLSPMRSSATRTPAGALRVRVAALSAVITHDYVSESATYNYPLEVLRFLHEDRSRLSIMAENCSALEGDEVLTTEVYVKRSLERARAAAEDAKAYFKVSLSTAARNIATTVMESYVNIYTGPSPVILAALYLVKGNIAYTIQLQTHIGTYEERLPDLLYTAQSARLLCAEKTPCGWWRRRPGRNEYHVQAQNVDRTYVVEIPVDVAVRAPRTPHALRSELILMPCSSGGDTGAQWSAIVAVVPSAAREHARKGEKQHKVIPLLHDAHVSIELTVHMPDSAAAGTTSSPPPLPPPLAAVMAREATARDAQLFSSVYRSAELTMPLPPPEYFQTVVCEHPYETSVTLFITSLTSAESFEVELRCLKDMNDVSLKQLLSYVPTLLLNHARPRCSTNAAGQACFSVEGLAVSPTETTLRVYGVQQGAETWLIMRWLCASTAVELSELEQYRSELLKRVLC is encoded by the coding sequence ATGGAGAACCGTGGCAAGAGCGAGTGGAGGCTTCTGGTCGTCTTGGCCGTTGGTGCCATTGCGTACTATCTCTTTACCTTGAAGCTGGCGCCAAACCCAGAGGAGCGGCGGCTGGCAGCTCTTCGCCGAATCCGCGACGGCGCCTCCCCACTCACGCTGCTGGAAGAAGGATTCAGCTCAGTCGAGCTTCTCCATGCAGGTGTGCCGAGGGAGGCTCTGAACTCTGCCTCTGCAGTGTCCCTGCCTACCTCGCCGTCTCAAACCCCGCGAAGGGAGTCGTGCTCCCGCTCACCCAGCACGCCAAGCTCATGTTCACGGGTCTGCGATCCTCTGATGATGGTGGTAACGGACACCATGCACGTTGTCAAGAAGGCGCTCAGGGGCGgtcggcgctgccgcagcatgAGCACTAGCATCAGCAACGTTCGCGAAGCAACACGCAGCAAAACTACTGGCTCAACAACAGCGCTGTCTTCCCGCTCAAGCCAGCTGCACGGGAAGAGCCCCTCAAACAgctcgctgcgctcctccactCGACTCACAGCACATGTGCAGTCGCCACCTGTGCAGCACGAGTTTTATGACTGCCTCTCGCCGATGCGAAGCAGTGCAACTCGCACCCCTGCGGGTGCTCTCCGCGTGCGAGTGGCGGCACTCTCCGCGGTAATCACACATGACTACGTAAGCGAATCCGCCACGTACAACTACCCGCTCGAGGTGCTCCGCTTCCTCCACGAGGATCGCTCCCGGCTGAGTATCATGGCGGAGAACTGCAGCGCTCTTGAAGGCGACGAGGTGCTGACAACCGAGGTGTACGTCAAGCGTTCGCTGGAGCGGGCTCGTGCCGCGGCGGAGGATGCTAAAGCCTACTTCAAGGTGAGtctctccactgctgcccgcAACATCGCCACGACTGTGATGGAGTCGTACGTAAACATCTACACTGGGCCCTCGCCGGTTATTCTTGCCGCCCTCTACCTTGTCAAGGGAAACATAGCCTACACGATTCAGCTGCAGACCCACATAGGCACCTACGAAGAACGACTCCCGGATCTGCTCTACACGGCACAGAGCGCGCGACTGCTGTGCGCGGAGAAGACGCCGTGTGGCTGGTGGCGTCGTCGACCGGGGCGGAACGAGTACCACGTTCAAGCGCAGAACGTCGACCGCACTTACGTCGTGGAGATCCCCGTGGATGTTGCGGTGCGGGCACCGAGGACTCCCCACGCTCTGCGAAGTGAGCTCATTTTGatgccgtgcagcagcggcggcgacaccgGGGCGCAGTGGAGCGCTATCGTAGCGGTTGTTCCGAGTGCGGCACGCGAGCATGcgcgaaagggagagaaacagcacAAGGTAATCCCACTGCTACACGACGCGCACGTGTCGATTGAGCTCACAGTGCACATGCCTGacagtgcagcggcaggcacgacatcgtcaccgccgccgctgccgcctccactcGCGGCTGTCATGGCACGCGAGGCTACTGCGAGAGATGCACAGCTTTTCAGCAGCGTTTACCGATCTGCTGAGCTGACCAtgcccctcccaccacctgAGTACTTCCAAACGGTCGTGTGCGAGCACCCCTATGAGACTTCCGTGACGCTCTTCATCACTTCTTTGACCTCTGCAGAGTCGTttgaggtggagctgcgctgtCTGAAGGACATGAACGATGTctcgctgaagcagctgctctcGTACGTGCCGACACTGCTGCTCAACCATGCCCGCCCGCGGTGCTCGACGAACGCTGCAGGTCAAGCATGTTTCTCTGTCGAGGGACTCGCCGTGTCGCCAACGGAGACGACGTTGCGGGTGTATGGGGTACAACAGGGAGCGGAAACCTGGCTCATTATGCGATGGCTGTGCGCCAGCACTGCTGTGGAGCTGAGCGAGCTGGAGCAGTACCGTAGCGAGCTCCTCAAGAGGGTTCTATGCTGA
- a CDS encoding cop9 signalosome complex subunit, putative (TriTrypDB/GeneDB-style sysID: LpmP.35.6680), whose amino-acid sequence MSDVSSTFSWATVDAALAHGDASGAAATALEGLRASPFDRREQFFSQLSLALLPRARAPETASCVAEACEALWGMPEFRSNRSCASSVTGEALLLAVVLATAYTTVDKLEKAIAFDAAVLQSSAFFTYEGLTPLERLACVARVLKASRVTADPRHADSAVQKGMSLYHGIADRARYESGDDEVQRHRHAVVCAYLLELGLYRQERHDYLRAFQSFFALHENREDAVVLQRSALCALCVRASEAERQAALYSVTLRGKDALLTPSLYHYVQVAYNGQLFSAADVEGVLATAGPYLPQSILRSALREHNIIILAKTFECVHWRSLCVHMDDEGITEGELYDLLVSMVQAQRVSAAIYQDTGFIEFTNTAKAHAQITDTDAFNRISAAATAIGKARPELLLV is encoded by the coding sequence ATGTCTGACGTATCGAGCACGTTTTCCTGGGCAACGGTGgatgcggcgctggcgcacgGCGATGCaagtggtgctgctgccaccgcatTAGAGGGCTTGCGTGCTTCTCCGTTCGACAGACGCGAGCAGTTCTTCTCTCAGTTATCTCTGGCGCTCCTACCCCGTGCACGTGCGCCAGAGACCGCTAGCTGTGTCGCGGAGGCATGCGAGGCACTCTGGGGAATGCCGGAGTTCCGCTCAAATCGGTCATGCGCCTCCAGCGTGACGGgcgaagcgctgctgcttgcggtGGTTTTGGCGACGGCCTACACAACGGTTGACAAGCTCGAAAAAGCGATCGCATTCGATGCGGCGGTTCTGCAGTCCTCTGCATTTTTCACGTACGAAGGACTCACCCCGCTGGAGCGCCTGGCCTGCGTCGCCCGCGTCCTGAAGGCTTCGCGTGTCACCGCGGACCCGCGTCACGCGGACTCGGCGGTGCAGAAGGGAATGTCGCTCTACCACGGGATCGCCGACCGGGCACGTTACGAAAGCGGTGACGACGAGGTACAACGCCATCGCCACGCCGTTGTGTGCGCCTACCTCCTCGAGCTCGGCTTGTATCGCCAAGAACGCCACGATTACCTGCGTGCCTTTCAGTCCTTTTTTGCCCTGCACGAAAACAGAGAAGACGCGGTGGTGCTTCAGCGCTCTGCCCTCTGTGCTTTGTGCGTTCGCGCGAgtgaggcagagaggcaggcagCGCTGTACAGCGTCACGCTGCGCGGCAAAGACGCTCTTCTCACACCGTCGCTGTACCATTACGTGCAGGTGGCATACAATGGCCAGCTTTTtagcgctgctgacgtggAGGGCGTCTTGGCAACTGCCGGGCCCTACTTGCCACAATCGATTCTTCGCAGCGCTCTGCGCGAACACAACATCATCATTCTCGCCAAGACATTCGAGTGTGTGCACTGGCGCTCCCTCTGCGTGCACATGGATGACGAGGGCATCACAGAGGGTGAGTTGTACGACCTTCTCGTGTCTATGGTGCAGGCACAACGAGTCAGCGCTGCAATTTATCAGGACACCGGCTTCATTGAATTTACCAACACCGCCaaggcacacgcgcaaatCACTGACACCGACGCATTCAACCGCAtttcagcggcagcgacggcaatCGGCAAGGCGCGCCCTGAACTGCTGCTAGTCTGA
- a CDS encoding hypothetical protein (TriTrypDB/GeneDB-style sysID: LpmP.35.6690) produces the protein MKTLLGSSRGRGGGGNYRGRGRGGGGNGDSRFAARFTDPRFKVSTQAGRRQSNRRSQDAVERAAQKDSRFAKHFPSAEVEEDTVASDTGSTVCSDISEHRSSASTSSHSRALDEEDECELLPREEEAVLDDEVAAWVPDEVEFIEARRRVAIVNCDWDHVRAVDLYAILFHALPLGGQLLDVSIYKSEFGKRMMEHEKKHGPDLWVYDGDANVDADVEEGSDGAMPEVEELPEEVSEDAVSEPRSDGWADDNPNMMTEQGEDGEWFSGGKYRRYEMDRMRYYYAVATFDSADTAAVVYKELDGMDIEASGVVLDLRYIDDDEVFESPVGRADQIPTNFKPLASFKASALSQSKFRISWDQDDVFRHGSLQDSFIGTTEEDDLAAYLAPADSDDEAGGDPLDQEKKAREKRNIRRKYAALLEEVGGIPEDLEGDPEGSGGGNSLEDSSDEDSLNRFSDVEVDGSDANEKRGEEDDQGSVMGDMEATFDMNADAKAAGLQRDARLRQKMKAADLAKQAELKYKLRRKEMKKSKKDMLRQEREAEKAYQAAHIAENRQKLRELMGTDDGAVRVSGKERRKAHARQVKERLAEERAAKKKMRAASQFGVTQHVQHTQCEQEAQKAVKQIDERFKSKLLSDSRFHLEVSQKDKRVADDVALLASTVAKARQGKRGRSEGDEKRTVAPQSVDSAVDFFLTRKRTLK, from the coding sequence atGAAGACGCTGCTGGGCTCTTCAcgtggccgcggcggcggcggcaactaCCGCGGCCgtggtcgtggcggcggcggaaaCGGCGATAGCCGTTTTGCCGCTCGCTTCACTGACCCTCGCTTCAAGGTGTCCACCCAGGCTGGTCGCCGCCAGTCAAACCGGCGCTCACAGGATGCGGTGGAGAGGGCGGCGCAGAAAGATTCACGCTTTGCGAAGCACTTCCCCTCAGCTGAAGTCGAGGAAGACACGGTGGCGAGCGATACGGGGTCGACTGTTTGTAGTGACATCAGCGAACACAGATCGTCTGCCTCAaccagcagccacagcagggCGCTggacgaagaggacgagTGCGAATTGCTTccgcgggaggaggaggctgttTTGGACGACGAGGTGGCCGCCTGGGTGCCTGACGAGGTCGAATTCATCGAAGCCCGTCGTCGCGTCGCCATTGTGAACTGCGACTGGGATCACGTGCGTGCCGTCGACCTTTACGCCATTCTTTTCCACGCCCTTCCACTCGGTGGTCAGCTGCTCGACGTGAGCATTTACAAGAGTGAGTTTGGCAAGCGCATGATGGAGCACGAGAAGAAGCACGGGCCCGATCTGTGGGTGTACGACGGCGATGCGAACGTCGATGCTGATgtcgaggagggcagcgatggcgcgatgccagaggtggaggaactGCCGGAGGAGGTCTCCGAAGACGCTGTGAGCGAACCCCGCAGCGACGGTTGGGCTGATGACAACCCGAACATGATGACGGAGCAGGGCGAGGATGGGGAGTGGTTCTCTGGTGGCAAGTACCGGCGGTACGAGATGGACCGCATGAGGTACTACTACGCAGTGGCCACCTTCGACTCGgctgacaccgccgccgtggtgtACAAAGAACTTGACGGGATGGACATCGAGGCGAGCGGTGTTGTGCTGGACCTCCGCTACATTGATGACGACGAAGTGTTCGAGAGCCCGGTTGGTCGTGCGGACCAAATCCCGACAAACTTCAAGCCACTGGCCTCCTTCAAGGCGAGTGCCCTGAGCCAGAGCAAATTCCGCATTTCATGGGACCAAGATGACGTGTTCCGTCACGGGTCCCTGCAAGACTCCTTCATCGGCACcacggaggaggatgacCTAGCAGCCTACCTCGCCCCAGCAGACTCAGACGACGAGGCGGGCGGCGACCCGCTCGAtcaggagaagaaggcgcgcgAGAAGCGCAACATCCGCCGCAAGTACGCTGCCCTGTTGGAGGAGGTAGGCGGCATCCCCGAAGACCTGGAGGGGGATCCAgaaggcagtggcggcggcaataGTCTcgaggacagcagcgacgaggactCCCTTAACCGCTTCAGCGACGTTGAGGtggacggcagcgatgccaACGAGAAGcgaggtgaggaggacgaccAGGGGTCGGTGATGGGCGACATGGAGGCGACATTCGACATGAACGCCGACGCGAAAGCCGCCGGTCTGCAGCGCGACGCGCGGCTGAGGCAGAAGATGAAGGCTGCCGACCTTGCTAAGCAGGCAGAGCTCAAGTACAAGCTGCGCCGCAAAGAGATGAAGAAGTCCAAGAAGGATATGCTGCGACAGGAgcgggaggcagagaaggcgtACCAAGCCGCGCACATAGCCGAGAACCGGCAGAAGCTGAGGGAGTTGATGGGCACCGACGACGGCGCAGTGCGGGTGAGCGGCAAGGAGCGGCGCAAGGCGCACGCAAGACAGGTAAAAGAACGGCTTGCAGAGGAGCGTGCTGCCAAGAAAAAGATGCGCGCTGCGAGCCAATTTGGGGTCACGCAGCACGTTCAGCACACGCAGTGCGAGCAGGAGGCACAGAAGGCGGTAAAGCAGATCGACGAGCGCTTCAAGTCGAAGTTGCTCTCCGACTCGCGCTTTCACTTGGAGGTGTCGCAAAAGGACAAGCGCGTCGCGGAcgacgtggcgctgctcgcgTCGACAGTCGCGAAGGCGCGTCAAGGCAAGCGTGGGCGTTCTGAAGGCGACGAAAAGCGCACCGTGGCTCCCCAGTCtgtcgacagcgccgtcgatTTCTTCTTGACGAGAAAGAGGACTCTGAAGTAG
- a CDS encoding hypothetical protein (TriTrypDB/GeneDB-style sysID: LpmP.35.6700) has product MQPETGYGFVKRCSIATFSLCVIYASGMIQECITAEKTYNLFLYPSLLCIAAFFSMWGYTAQYKIPQDPLWYRHHETYMLVASVLICFGLSMLIVAIYPIYRIWSCAIILLWVIFIGNVNGAVTYIMNRRSKTKFT; this is encoded by the coding sequence ATGCAGCCCGAGACAGGCTACGGCTTCGTGAAACGATGCAGCATTGCGACCTTCTCACTTTGCGTAATCTACGCCAGTGGCATGATTCAGGAGTGCATCACGGCAGAGAAGACCTACAACCTGTTCCTCTACCCCTCCCTActctgcatcgctgccttCTTCTCCATGTGGGGGTACACGGCGCAATACAAGATCCCGCAGGACCCACTGTGGTATCGTCACCATGAGACATACATGCTGGTTGCATCCGTCCTCATCTGCTTCGGTTTGAGCATGCTGATTGTAGCCATCTACCCTATCTACCGCATATGGAGCTGCGCAATCATCCTTCTCTGGGTAATCTTTATCGGCAACGTGAATGGCGCTGTCACCTACATCATGAACCGCCGTAGCAAGACGAAGTTCACGTAA